The proteins below come from a single Chryseobacterium capnotolerans genomic window:
- a CDS encoding SMEK domain-containing protein, protein MSSKKNSINEIINLITRWVSEIQSNNALNYYDINKVSEGTAMKLLNMVFSYKLKDLNHIESNFPGIDLGDEENGIAIQITSQTDSKKIKNSLEKFYSKGLDKIYPNGMKLFSLSIQKKNISQIKAYEERFDVKKDVINFTNLIKEIEKLYDSNNDKFIEIYNFLHEEFGNKKDSRPFLNFQDVSHKLSFYNDAFRKIHAADCEKFISYTCVYNNQTFNVDDFIDNGLPSDKIIILGSSGLGKSMLSKKLALHAINQNYIPVFIEAKYFESDLESLLYREVKILGYQNAGMFFQACKTIGKNPLLLIDGLNECSESNKARLIVQLMEINKQYNTKLIISTQSFDNMLSDLNASIISIDFPDLETKKAIAGNFGFVDNKMEPLLKLATTNFEAAVIGELGSQGLQTISRFNLFDLFVRKKLLDNNHCVVFLSSAAEFLSENITFSISRRQIESILADNNLDSKILKQCISSGILKQKIDRFSFSHEILLNFFIADSISRFSVSSKSLANQTMLPKNKDKQLLILGSIEDRTTLLKVLEIIEEPKMIYDIVMGECGQLAKQWGENKLDKVISKLESESKNLEFILYDDKNCPVIVSEESLLKWESQELSFVLTIPELLAKGLFFEEMLGIVRIMNQTCSNPKKIISEKEASSNKFFSTRFSLCFADYFGSRGPRPVVSRLFKTLHSGFMAFNDGDGISVEQIDQVVKKGNVSDGELLLLLLLSRWRDEKLKLLFPIISDILKNKWKKKPYHLKIEILQKVAFCYEGNIQKKALIESLSEIHSDADNVFMSSMIFDSLSEIGALEDDEIAYEETVNTDLQKFLKDSDNEEYCTEVYGIYHCQFDHPYSNAFGLAISKLNEKEIRIFYTMALKGVNFDLFGMSLLMQAEYVLGKDCCHYLKKFFDQPLSTSSMPRETMSCCITSYILLGIYKFSLYDLRESEKNEVDILIHACGKIFYWLNRVDLKIESRIENCENLLNLLFQEKSEFLIDLLRQVHRALYSYKMSNLFQNKEINTIYDYFQKRILTLARYSIQNPASQKTIYLHSQQNEILMYSISLVEKFGNEMDIELLFELTDDQIYGSAAVSAIKTLSHK, encoded by the coding sequence ATGTCTAGTAAAAAAAATAGTATCAACGAAATTATTAATCTGATAACAAGGTGGGTCAGTGAAATACAGAGTAATAATGCCCTGAACTATTACGATATTAATAAAGTTTCTGAGGGGACGGCAATGAAGCTTTTAAATATGGTCTTTAGCTATAAACTTAAAGATCTTAATCATATTGAAAGTAACTTTCCTGGGATTGACCTTGGTGACGAAGAAAATGGAATAGCAATCCAAATAACCTCCCAAACGGATTCAAAAAAAATAAAGAACAGTCTGGAAAAATTTTATAGTAAAGGACTGGATAAAATTTACCCAAATGGGATGAAGCTGTTCTCACTTAGTATTCAAAAAAAAAATATTAGCCAGATAAAAGCTTATGAGGAACGCTTTGATGTAAAAAAAGATGTAATAAATTTTACTAATTTAATAAAGGAAATTGAAAAGCTTTATGATTCGAATAATGACAAATTTATTGAAATTTATAATTTTCTTCACGAAGAATTTGGAAATAAAAAAGATTCTAGACCGTTTTTAAATTTTCAAGATGTTTCTCATAAACTATCTTTTTATAACGATGCTTTTAGAAAAATACATGCCGCTGATTGTGAAAAATTTATTTCTTACACCTGTGTATATAATAATCAGACTTTTAATGTTGATGATTTTATTGATAATGGTTTGCCTTCAGATAAGATTATTATATTAGGAAGTTCGGGGCTCGGCAAGTCAATGCTGTCTAAAAAGCTTGCTTTACACGCCATAAACCAAAACTATATTCCGGTATTTATTGAAGCTAAATATTTTGAATCTGATTTAGAATCATTGCTTTACAGAGAAGTGAAAATATTAGGCTACCAAAATGCGGGTATGTTTTTTCAAGCCTGTAAAACGATTGGGAAAAATCCACTGTTATTAATTGATGGACTTAATGAATGTAGTGAAAGTAACAAAGCGAGATTAATTGTTCAGCTGATGGAAATTAACAAACAGTACAATACTAAGCTCATTATTAGTACTCAGAGTTTTGATAATATGCTTAGTGACTTAAATGCTTCAATAATTTCAATTGATTTCCCCGATTTAGAAACTAAAAAAGCAATTGCAGGTAATTTTGGTTTTGTTGACAATAAAATGGAGCCACTTCTGAAATTAGCTACTACAAATTTTGAAGCTGCTGTCATTGGTGAATTAGGCTCTCAAGGTTTACAAACAATAAGCCGTTTTAATTTGTTCGATCTTTTTGTAAGAAAAAAACTTTTGGACAATAATCATTGTGTAGTATTTTTATCTTCTGCTGCTGAGTTTCTTTCTGAGAATATTACATTTTCCATTTCACGGAGGCAAATAGAATCTATTCTTGCAGATAATAATTTGGATTCCAAAATTTTAAAACAGTGCATTAGTTCAGGAATACTAAAGCAAAAAATTGATAGATTCAGTTTTTCACATGAAATATTACTAAACTTTTTTATAGCTGACAGTATTAGCCGTTTTAGTGTAAGTTCAAAATCTCTTGCTAATCAAACGATGCTTCCTAAGAATAAAGACAAGCAACTTTTAATATTAGGAAGTATAGAAGATAGAACTACACTTTTGAAAGTACTCGAAATAATAGAAGAACCAAAGATGATCTATGATATTGTCATGGGTGAGTGCGGTCAGTTGGCGAAGCAGTGGGGTGAGAATAAACTCGACAAGGTTATTTCTAAATTGGAATCTGAAAGTAAAAATTTAGAATTTATATTATATGACGATAAAAATTGTCCAGTTATCGTGTCGGAAGAATCCCTTCTTAAATGGGAGTCTCAAGAACTTTCTTTTGTTCTTACAATACCGGAACTTTTAGCAAAGGGTCTATTCTTTGAAGAAATGCTTGGAATAGTTCGAATAATGAATCAGACTTGTAGTAATCCAAAAAAAATAATTTCAGAAAAAGAAGCAAGCTCTAATAAATTTTTCTCAACAAGATTTTCTCTTTGCTTTGCAGATTATTTTGGAAGTAGGGGTCCTAGACCAGTAGTATCACGTTTATTTAAGACACTTCATTCTGGTTTTATGGCATTTAATGATGGAGATGGAATTTCTGTAGAACAGATTGATCAAGTAGTAAAAAAGGGTAATGTTAGCGATGGAGAATTGCTCTTGCTACTTTTATTATCTAGATGGCGTGATGAAAAGTTAAAATTATTATTTCCGATTATCAGTGATATTCTTAAAAATAAATGGAAGAAAAAACCTTATCACTTAAAAATAGAAATTTTGCAAAAAGTTGCCTTTTGTTATGAGGGTAACATTCAAAAAAAAGCACTAATCGAAAGCCTTTCTGAAATTCATAGTGATGCTGATAATGTTTTTATGTCAAGCATGATATTTGATTCATTATCAGAAATAGGAGCTTTGGAAGATGATGAAATCGCTTATGAAGAAACTGTAAATACAGATTTACAAAAATTCCTAAAAGATTCAGATAATGAAGAATACTGTACAGAAGTATATGGGATCTACCATTGCCAATTTGATCATCCTTATTCAAATGCTTTCGGTCTCGCCATCTCAAAATTAAATGAGAAAGAAATTAGAATTTTTTATACAATGGCTTTGAAAGGGGTTAATTTTGATTTATTTGGAATGAGTCTGTTGATGCAAGCTGAGTATGTTTTAGGAAAAGACTGTTGTCATTATCTAAAAAAGTTCTTTGATCAACCTCTTTCCACATCTTCCATGCCGCGAGAAACAATGAGTTGTTGCATCACGAGTTATATTTTACTGGGAATTTACAAATTCTCCTTATACGATTTAAGGGAAAGTGAAAAAAATGAAGTAGATATTCTTATTCATGCATGTGGAAAAATATTCTACTGGCTTAATAGGGTTGACTTGAAAATAGAAAGCAGGATTGAGAATTGTGAGAATTTATTAAATTTATTATTTCAAGAAAAAAGCGAATTCTTGATTGATTTACTTAGGCAAGTTCACAGGGCTTTATATTCATATAAAATGAGCAATCTTTTTCAAAATAAGGAAATTAATACAATTTATGATTATTTCCAAAAAAGAATATTAACGCTAGCTCGATATTCCATTCAAAATCCAGCTTCACAAAAAACAATTTATTTACACAGCCAACAAAATGAAATATTAATGTACTCTATTTCTTTAGTAGAAAAATTTGGAAATGAGATGGATATTGAGTTATTATTTGAGTTAACGGATGACCAGATTTATGGTTCAGCAGCTGTTAGTGCAATAAAAACTCTTTCTCATAAGTAA